The genomic window TGGAGAAGAGTTTAAAAATGCTATCAATAAGATATAAGTGATTATCTATGTTAATTACTTTTTATGAATATCAGGAGAAAGATGTAGAAGAGCTAAAGAATGAACTAAACCTAAATGAAAAGGAGATTTTTAATTTATTTAAAAAAATAAATGGTGGATCTGAAGATAAGATATTCACCCTTTACTATAACAAAATAAAAGCCAACAATTATGTTGGATTTGCTTCTATAAAAGATGTTTCTATTCAAATTTTACCAAAAATCTTTAAAAATAGTGAAGAAAAAGAATATCTCTTCCTAAACATGCTTAACTTTGCCTTTGATTTAAAATTAGAAGAGAAAGAAGTTAAAGCAATAAACAGTCTATCAAAAGCCTTTTATGAAATTTTCATTTATCTATTTGCAAAATCTCTATTGGAAGAAATAAAAAGAGGAATTTATAAGGATTATATTAAAATTAGAGGGGAAGAAAAATTTCTAAAAGGAAAGTTGTTGATTGAGAAGGAGATAAGAAAACTTCCTCATCAAAGAGATAGATTTTTTGTTGAATATTTCTTATTTGATGAAAATAATTTATTGAATCAGATATTTTATTATACTGTTATAACTTCTTTAAGGAAAACAAAAATAAGGATCAATAAAAAATATCTAAGTGAGCTAATGTTAATATTTGATGGCATTGAACTAAAAAAGATAAATGTTGAAGATTTTAAAAAGGTTAAATTCACAAGATTAAACAATAGATTCAAAAAATCCTTTAATTTAGCTAAGATATTATTAACTTCCTTAGGAGAACTTAGAGGAGAAGATGCTGTTGGTTTCTTCATAGATATGAATGAATTGTTTGAGAGGTTTATATGCAACATACTAAAAAGAAAATTTTCCATTGGCTATCAGGAAGAATTTAATTTACTTAAAGAAACAAAATATTTAGATAAAATAAAACAAAAACCTGACTTTATAGTATATAAAAATGGAGAAGTAAAGTTTGTATTAGATGCAAAATACAAAGAAATTGAAAAAAACCCTTCTCCAGACATCCTTAGGCAGATCTACACTTATGCTAAAAAATATAAAGTTCCTTCAGCTTTGATATTCCCAAAGTTTAAAAATTATAACAATTTCAAAACAATTGTTGATCACTGTAAATTTTTTGATGGAACAGAGATTTATCTCTTAGTATATAACCTTGAAACATTAAAAAATAATGAGATAGATAAGGAATTTTTAAATGCCATTAATAAATTGCTAAATAAATTTTGGTGAAACTAAAGGGATTTTAAAAACTTTTATTTAAATTTTTTAGTTTTAGTGTTTGTAGGGTTTATTTTTACACTTATTGGGGGTTGGGCTTAAAGGAATCCTTGGTTTAATATGTTATACAATTTCCTTTATTATCTTCTTAGTGGCTTATGCATACTTATTCTTTAAGATTGTCCTTGGAAGTACTTTTGATATATTGCCTTTTCAGTTCTTATAATCATCTTAATTCTTGCTCCAATTAATGGAATTATATTAACAAAG from Methanocaldococcus villosus KIN24-T80 includes these protein-coding regions:
- a CDS encoding McrC family protein, with product MLITFYEYQEKDVEELKNELNLNEKEIFNLFKKINGGSEDKIFTLYYNKIKANNYVGFASIKDVSIQILPKIFKNSEEKEYLFLNMLNFAFDLKLEEKEVKAINSLSKAFYEIFIYLFAKSLLEEIKRGIYKDYIKIRGEEKFLKGKLLIEKEIRKLPHQRDRFFVEYFLFDENNLLNQIFYYTVITSLRKTKIRINKKYLSELMLIFDGIELKKINVEDFKKVKFTRLNNRFKKSFNLAKILLTSLGELRGEDAVGFFIDMNELFERFICNILKRKFSIGYQEEFNLLKETKYLDKIKQKPDFIVYKNGEVKFVLDAKYKEIEKNPSPDILRQIYTYAKKYKVPSALIFPKFKNYNNFKTIVDHCKFFDGTEIYLLVYNLETLKNNEIDKEFLNAINKLLNKFW